Within Acinetobacter sp. LoGeW2-3, the genomic segment GACTTATGAACCGGAAGACACCTTAACCGAAGAGATCGCCGTCCTGAAGGAGATTCAGGCACCAGTTTATTCTGTTAATGGCAATCATGATGAACAGTATCCTGGACCTCCTATTCAAGAGCTATTACATACTGCGCTTGCAACCAACAACGTGATGGATATTGAAGGGCAGATCGTTGAATTTAATGAATTCCGCTTAGTCGGTATTGGCGATCTGTGGGCAGGAAAAGCAGATATGCGTTTCTTACCTGACTTGCCACAAGACAAGCCATGGGTGATCCTGTCGCATAATCCGGATACGGTAGATATGGTGCCGCAATTGCCAAGTCGACCACTGATGCTTTCTGGGCATACGCATGGCGGGCAAGTGGAACTGCCATGGCTGACGGATTATGTGATGAAAAAGGTATCTATTCTTGGACATAAGCGCGGGCTATACCGACATGAACATGCCGATGTGTTTGTGACCGTAGGAACTGGTCTGGTTGGTGTGCCTTTCCGTTTTCGTGTACCACCAACCATTGATATCATTGAACTGGTATAAATGAGTTGTGGCTGAGTTTAGCCCTTAACGAACCATCCAGATAATTACCGTAATTAAAATAATGATACCTGCAATAATCCAGATCAGATGCGGTCCATTTTTTGCAGTAACGGGTTCAGCAACTTTTTCCTGCAACTCTCGAGTCGATTCAGGGACGGGTGGACGAGTAGCATGATCTTGTGTAGCACTCGTAGGAATGGAGACTGCAATAGAATCAGTCAGTGTTTCAGTCTTTAACTGTCGATCAGCCGTGACATCATCGCTAAATCTTGCACCTTGGGTCTGTACCTGTAAGGCAGCATCATGTTCCATCACAATGGCAGCAATGACTTCCAGCGCCTGTTGTTGGTTCAATGAAGTATGTTGGACAATATATTGGATGGCCTCGGTTTTTTTATCATCTTCCAGTAAGACCACAATATGAACCAATTGTTCTTCGGTTAAATATTCGATCGGATCCTGCATGTTTTATCCTTCTGGTTATGAATCCATCTCTGTATTGTTCCGTAAATAGAAGGGGAGAAATAGCAGTTTTTTGTTGCATCTCGAATTGCAGAAATAAAAAAAGCCAGCGTTAATACGCCGGCTTTTTATTGGGTGATTCCAGAATTAGATTTGATTGTTTACATCATCATTCTTGGTTTCACGAATCAGCAGGAATGCTAATAATGACAGAATCGATGCCGCAGTTAGGTAATAACCTACAGCAGATAAGCCATATTGTGTTGCCAGCTTGGTTGCGATCAATGGCGCAAAAGATGCACCGAAAATACCAGCCAAGTTAAAGGTCAACGCAGAACCTGTATAGCGCACTGAAGTCGGAAAGATT encodes:
- a CDS encoding metallophosphoesterase, which gives rise to MGNIDSVIFYFYIGMAILALWCISQAWISQSHTQTIHPFKAFTHLLAFYLSYLLIPLFFFSIYAGFAGYYSIHEAVFICLLSGVLSYARFIEPHLIQVKTTRYQINPDKKLDKPVRIALIADLHIGLFSGHERQLKQIVHKLNQQQPDLVVVAGDWTYEPEDTLTEEIAVLKEIQAPVYSVNGNHDEQYPGPPIQELLHTALATNNVMDIEGQIVEFNEFRLVGIGDLWAGKADMRFLPDLPQDKPWVILSHNPDTVDMVPQLPSRPLMLSGHTHGGQVELPWLTDYVMKKVSILGHKRGLYRHEHADVFVTVGTGLVGVPFRFRVPPTIDIIELV